GAACCAGGAAGTCGGCCGCGGGTGTGCCGGGTCCGGTCAGTTTGGGCCGGATGCCCGCATACGCGGGCTGCAGCGAACCGTCGGGGAGTTCGGGCCAGTACTGCCGGATCTCCGCGTAGAACCGATCGGCGCGGCGGGGATCGACCCCGTAGTCGACCGAATCGCACCATTCGACGTCGGGCCCGAACCGGGCGCCACCGGCCATGTCCAGGGTCAGGTGCACCCCGAGCCCGCCGTCGACGGGCACCGGGTAGATCAACCGACGAAACGGCGTACGACCGGTCGCGGGGGCGAAGTAGTTCCCCTTCGCCAATCGACGAAGGGGAATCCGATCGCCGGGAAAGCCGTCGAGTGAGCGGGCGACGTCCCATGCGCCGAGTCCGGCACAGTTGACCACCATCCGGCACGTCACCGAGCCGACGCCGTCGACATCGATCGACTTCGGCGAGCCGGGCCGGACGACGCCCGCGACCATTCTGCTGCGCAGCGCGACGACGGCACCGGCCGATTCCGCGTCGCGGCGCAGCGATCTCATCAGTGCGTGACTGTCGACGATCCCGGTCGACGGGGAGAGCAATCCGGCGACGCCGGAGAGGTGGGGTTCCAGGTCGACCATCTCGGATCGGTCGACACGTACCAGATCGTCGACCCCGTTGGCCTGCGCGCGCGAGAGGATTCGGTCGAGGTCGGGCATCTGCGCCGGGGTCGTGGCCACGATCAGCTTGCCCAGTCGTCGGTGCGGGACGTCGTGTTCGGCACAGTAGCGGTAGAGGAGCTCGCGTCCGGCGACGCAGGCCGTGGCCTTGCGGCTACCGATGGGGTAGTAAATGCCGGCGTGGATGACTTCGGAGTTGCGTGAACTCGTCTGTGTACCAACGGCATCCTCGTTCTCGAGGACGAGGACGTCGAGTCCGTCGACCGCCAGGTGCCGGGCGACGGCGAGTCCCACCACACCCGCACCGATGACCACGACATCAACAGCGTCCGCCACGACATCAGCGTAGTGCCACCGGGCAGACGGAACAGCGGCCGGACGCGATTCGGGGGTAAGGTCTGCGATTGCCGCGTCGACGGGCACGCGCGCGAGTCGCCAGAGGGATGGAGGGACGTCAGATGAACCGTTTCCAGCAATCGGCCGCGATCGTCAACCGGGTGGTCACGCCACTGCTGAACCTGCCAGGTGTGCGATCACTCGCGAGCAGCTCGATGACGGTGCTGCACTACACCGGCCGCAAATCGGGCAAACGGTTCGAGCTGCCGGTGAGCTACCGACGCGACGGCGACACCGTCGTCGTCGGTGTCGCGATGCCCGACAAGAAGTCGTGGTGGCGCAACTTCAGCGGCGACGGGGCGCCGATCTCATTGACCCTCGACGGCGCGAGCAGGTCGGGCCACGCCGTCAGTCACCGCGACGACAAGGGTCGCGTGCACGTCCGCATCGCCCTCGACTCGGCATCCTGAGCTCCCGACTGCTCGCCGAGATCCTCAGCCGACGGCGAATCCCCGGTCGAGGTCGGCATGCCGTGCCGTCAGTTGCGCCTGCGGCCCCAGCCGTTCGCGCAGCCAGCGATGGACCTCGTCGTCGTTCAGCAGCGTGAAATGGTGTGCGCCACCGATGTGTAGACCGTCGTCCCCATGAAATCCTATGTGGCGTATGCGATCTCGTCCCCGGCCACTCGATCCGCGCACGAGGCCGTCGCCGATCAGCCGGCCGACGGGGTGATCGGGATCGTGCGTGATCGACGCCGTGACGAACAGGTGCCGCGCGGTGTGCATCAGCGGCGGATTATCAACGGCCGGCTGACGGATGGCGTCGCGATCGACGACGTTGCGGCCGTCGGCGGTGATCGTGCCGTGGAGCAGGTCCCGCACCCCATCGCTGCGACGGCCGAGGAAGTCGCCGAACGGCCTCGTCATCGCGGTGGCCCGCAGTGCAGCAGTCGCCACGTGGACGCCCTTCGCCATGGGTGCGCCCAGGTGCGGCGTTCCGAGGCATACCGTGTGCCGCACCAGCGAAGGCCAGTAGGCGCCGCTCTCGACGCCGGTATGGCATGCGCTCCGCAGGACCAGGCCGCCCATCGAATGTCCGATGAGTGAGACGGAGGTCACCGGAACCGGCCAGAGCAGCACGATGTCGGCCAGCAACTGTGCCAGGTCGCGGCCGTTGTCGCTGATGTGGCGTCCGGAGTTGTATCGGATCAGCACCTCGGTGCTGCCGATGTCAGCTCGCAGCCGCGCACCATAGGTGGCCTGCCCGCCGAAGTCCCAGGCGTACTCGGTCTCCATGAGCCCGTGCAGGAACACCGTGATGTGCCCGGTCGCGTCCGGGTAGGCCCGGGCGAGGTCGTCGGCGGTGGTCGCGACGCGCACGCCGCCCGAGCGGAGCGACATCTCGGTTGCCAGCGGTGAGCGCTCGTCGGCGAGCTGGTCGCCGATGAGCCCGTTGAGGAAACCTATCGCCGCGGCCCCGCGGCGGGTCTGCGACGGCACCTCGCCGGCGGTGTCGGCGGCGAGCTCGGCGAGACCACCGGCGATCTCGACCGATTCGGCGGTCGTCGTGTAGACGGCCATGCTGATCGCGTCGTGGATGGTGCGCGCCGACCGGGACCATCCGCCCAGTGCCCGATCGAGCCCGGCGAACACGCCACGCGAGATCGACGCGTGGATGCCCGCGACACCGGAGACGGCCCGGCTCAACTCGACGCGTCCGAGAGACGCCAGAGCGCGGATCTCGCGGCTGCGATCAGACGACAGGTCCATGCGTGTGAGTGTACATGTGTTCACTCAACCGCATGGACCTGGTCGAAGGGTGCCCCGGCAGTCAGGGGAGGGACGCGGTCAGACCTTGGCCTGCATCGAGGTCCTCGCCGGATTGCCCTGCTCGTCGACCTTGGGATCCGGTTCGTCCTTCTTCTCGGTCACACCCGCCTTGATGCGGGCGCCGATATCCGGATCGACCCTGGTCCAGTACTCGAACGCGCGCGCCAGGATCGGTTCGGAGACGCCGTTGAGGAGGTGGCCGACGACATTGTCGACAAATCGTTCCCGTGCGCCGTCGTCGAACACCTCGCGGATCATGGTGCCCGCCTGGCCCCAGTCGTCGTCCTCGGGATGATCCACATAGGCGCTGCGGACGATGTCGCCGTCCGCGGTCCATTGGGGTTCCGCCTGGCCGGGGTACACCGCGGCCGGTCCGCCCTTCGAGTTCGGGGCATAGACCGGGTCGGTCACCGGATTGATGCGCATGGCACCGTCTTTGGAGTAGCTGTGCACCTCGTTGTGTGGTGCGTTCACCGGGATCTGCTTGTAGTTGCCGCCCAGGCGGGCACGATGCGCGTCCGCATAGGCGAACACTCGTCCGAGCAGCATGCGGTCCGGGCTGAACCCGATACCCGGCACCACGTTGTTCGGCTCGAAGGCCAGTTGTTCGATCTGGGCGTGGTTGTCGGTCGGATTCGTGTGCAGGGTCATCGTGCCGACCTCGTGCAACGGGTAGTCGCCGTGTGGCCACACCTTGGTCAGGTCGAACGGGTTGAACCGGTAGCCGACCGCATCGTCATAGGGCATCAACTGGACTTTCAGGGTCCAGCTCGGCCGGTCGCCGCCGGCCAGCGACTCGAACAGATCGCGGGTGTGGAAGTCGGTGTCGGCCGCGGCCATCTGGTCGGCCTCGTGCTGAGTGAAGAACTCCACGCCCTGATCGGAGATGAAGTGGTACTTGACCCAGTGCTTGACGCCCTGCGCGTTCACCCACAGGTATGTGTGTGAGCTGTATCCGTTCATGTGCCGCCACGTCTTCGGGATGCCGCGGTCACCCATCAGCCAGGTCACCTGATGCGCGGACTCCGGTGACAGCGTCCAGAAATCCCACTGCATGTCGTGGTCGCGGAGGTTGTTGTCGGCGCGTCGCTTCTGGGATCGGATGAAGTGCTGGAACTTCATCGGGTCCTTGACGAAGAAGACCGGCGTGTTGTTGCCGACCATGTCGTAATTGCCTTCGGACGTATAGAACTTCAGCGCGAAACCACGCGGGTCGCGCCACGTGTCCGGGCTCCCGCGCTCACCCGCGACCGTCGAGAACCGGGCGGCCATCTCGGTTTTCACGCCGGGCTGGAACAAGGCGGCGCAGGTGTACTCGGAGACGTCCTCGGTCGTCTCGAACGTGCCGAACGCGCCACTGCCCTTGGCGTGTGGCTGTCGCTCGGGGATCCGCTCACGGTTGAACTGCGCCATCTGTTCGATCAGATAGTGATCGTGCAGCACGATGGGGCCACCGGCGCCGACGGTCAGTGAGTGCTCGTCACTTCCGGCGGGAGCTCCCGAATCGCGCGTGGTGTACAGGGGAGTGTCTTCGGACATGTCGCCTCCGAGAAGGTCGATCCGTAAAGGGCTGCGGTACCCGGGCTGTTTCAGGTTCCTCGCTGGAGTCTACGCCGATGCCCCCGGAGCCGGGCCGCATACCGCTGGGCGCGATGAGCGTCAGATCACGAAACATGTAGTGCGGCAGACCGCTACACGGTCACGTCGGCCGATCTCACCGCACCCGGCCTGCCCAGAGCGAACAGCTACCGCGGCGACGCGGCGCGCAGTTTCTCCAGAAGTGGTCCGGCGGCCTTCGCGAGGAACTCGTCCTGGTGATCGCCGCCGATCTGGACGAGCGCGATGTCGGTGAAGCCAGCCTCCCAGTACGGCCGTACCGCATCGACAACGGTATCCAGATCGGGTCCGCACGGTATCGACCCCGCCACGTCGTCGGGAGTCACGAACTGCGTCGCCGCGGCGAACCCTGCAGTGGTGGGCAGGTCGGCGTTGACCTCCCAGCCTCCGGCGAACCACCGGAACTGATCGTGGGCGCGCGCGACGGCCGCATCGCGGTCGGTGTCCCAGCAGATGGGAATCTGTCCGATGGCCCGACTGTCCGCGCCGATGGTGCCGGTGGCCTCGTTGCGGTTCCACCGGTCGATCAGGCCGGCGTCGGGTGCGACGGCGATCAGGTGGTCGGCCAGTCCGCCGAACTCGTCGATGCCCCGCTCGCCGGA
This sequence is a window from Gordonia insulae. Protein-coding genes within it:
- a CDS encoding NAD(P)/FAD-dependent oxidoreductase — protein: MADAVDVVVIGAGVVGLAVARHLAVDGLDVLVLENEDAVGTQTSSRNSEVIHAGIYYPIGSRKATACVAGRELLYRYCAEHDVPHRRLGKLIVATTPAQMPDLDRILSRAQANGVDDLVRVDRSEMVDLEPHLSGVAGLLSPSTGIVDSHALMRSLRRDAESAGAVVALRSRMVAGVVRPGSPKSIDVDGVGSVTCRMVVNCAGLGAWDVARSLDGFPGDRIPLRRLAKGNYFAPATGRTPFRRLIYPVPVDGGLGVHLTLDMAGGARFGPDVEWCDSVDYGVDPRRADRFYAEIRQYWPELPDGSLQPAYAGIRPKLTGPGTPAADFLVQGPADHGVPGLVNLFGIESPGLTSCLALARDVAEVLGNRSDPGH
- a CDS encoding esterase/lipase family protein; amino-acid sequence: MDLSSDRSREIRALASLGRVELSRAVSGVAGIHASISRGVFAGLDRALGGWSRSARTIHDAISMAVYTTTAESVEIAGGLAELAADTAGEVPSQTRRGAAAIGFLNGLIGDQLADERSPLATEMSLRSGGVRVATTADDLARAYPDATGHITVFLHGLMETEYAWDFGGQATYGARLRADIGSTEVLIRYNSGRHISDNGRDLAQLLADIVLLWPVPVTSVSLIGHSMGGLVLRSACHTGVESGAYWPSLVRHTVCLGTPHLGAPMAKGVHVATAALRATAMTRPFGDFLGRRSDGVRDLLHGTITADGRNVVDRDAIRQPAVDNPPLMHTARHLFVTASITHDPDHPVGRLIGDGLVRGSSGRGRDRIRHIGFHGDDGLHIGGAHHFTLLNDDEVHRWLRERLGPQAQLTARHADLDRGFAVG
- a CDS encoding catalase → MSEDTPLYTTRDSGAPAGSDEHSLTVGAGGPIVLHDHYLIEQMAQFNRERIPERQPHAKGSGAFGTFETTEDVSEYTCAALFQPGVKTEMAARFSTVAGERGSPDTWRDPRGFALKFYTSEGNYDMVGNNTPVFFVKDPMKFQHFIRSQKRRADNNLRDHDMQWDFWTLSPESAHQVTWLMGDRGIPKTWRHMNGYSSHTYLWVNAQGVKHWVKYHFISDQGVEFFTQHEADQMAAADTDFHTRDLFESLAGGDRPSWTLKVQLMPYDDAVGYRFNPFDLTKVWPHGDYPLHEVGTMTLHTNPTDNHAQIEQLAFEPNNVVPGIGFSPDRMLLGRVFAYADAHRARLGGNYKQIPVNAPHNEVHSYSKDGAMRINPVTDPVYAPNSKGGPAAVYPGQAEPQWTADGDIVRSAYVDHPEDDDWGQAGTMIREVFDDGARERFVDNVVGHLLNGVSEPILARAFEYWTRVDPDIGARIKAGVTEKKDEPDPKVDEQGNPARTSMQAKV
- a CDS encoding nitroreductase/quinone reductase family protein, whose translation is MNRFQQSAAIVNRVVTPLLNLPGVRSLASSSMTVLHYTGRKSGKRFELPVSYRRDGDTVVVGVAMPDKKSWWRNFSGDGAPISLTLDGASRSGHAVSHRDDKGRVHVRIALDSAS